GAGTACCAACACCAGTGGCGATCGGGTTTTTGTTAGCAGCACCGACCGTGAATCCAATCGTCATTTGGGCAACTTGGACAGCGTTTCGCGATCAACCAGAAATTGTTGTGCTGAGAATTGCGCTTTCATTAATAATTGCGACTATCGTCGGGTGGGTTTTTAGCGTTCAAAAAGATCTTAAGCCTTTGCTACAACCTGCAATTGCTAAAAGTTGGGAATATAACTTTAGCCCAACGCAAGATTTTAAAAAATCAACACAAGCATCACCGCTATTACAATCAGGAACATTTTTACTCAATCAGCCTGGTCAAATGGTGCGCATGGATGCTACTGTACTTCAGGCAAGTTTAGCAGCTACGGCACCAACAAAACCGTTGTCTGACCGTTTGCGATTATTAGTAGACAACACAATACAGGAACTGCGGGAGTTGGGTGCGGTTTTAGTGTTTGGGAGTGCGATCGCTGCTTTTATTCAAGTTGCTGTACCGCGCGAAGTAATTTTAAATCTAGGTTATGGCCCAGTCACATCGATTATTGCCATGATGCTGCTGGCGGCGGTTGTGTCGATTTGTTCTACAGTTGATTCTTTTTTCGCGCTTTCTTTTTCTTCGACATTTACTAGCGGATCGCTGCTTGCATTTTTAATATTTGGACCCATGATTGATTTAAAAGCAATTGGTTTAATGCTCTCAATTTTTAAGCCTAAAGCTGTTATTTACTTATTTGCTTTAGCGGCTCAATTAACATTTTTATTTACTTTATTCATCAACTTGCAGATTATTTAATTAATTATATGATCGGCGGTAAATTCAAGCGTAAACAAGCAAAATTGAGTCCAAGCCAAGCCAAAAGCAGAGCTTGGTTTTTCACATGGCTGGATGTACTAGCAATTGGTGCCTGGGGCATTTTAATGCTGCGGTATTGGCTAACTGGTAAGCTGAATTTGCTGATTCATCCTGATTATTTTTGGTTAGTGATTTCAGGTGGAATTGGTTTACTGATTATTGCTAGTAGTAAAGCATGGCAACTATTGCGACAACGGCGTTCAAGTAAAGGCGCGATTGTGCAGCACGTAACGTTATTTCCTCCAGGAATGAGTAGTAGCCTATTGTTAATCACCGCA
This portion of the Chroogloeocystis siderophila 5.2 s.c.1 genome encodes:
- a CDS encoding permease, whose product is MTQLNNAFTLFLSLLVEAMPFLLLGVLLSSVLLLFIDEQKLIARLPKNPLLGALVGSMVGFLFPVCECGNVPVARRLLMQGVPTPVAIGFLLAAPTVNPIVIWATWTAFRDQPEIVVLRIALSLIIATIVGWVFSVQKDLKPLLQPAIAKSWEYNFSPTQDFKKSTQASPLLQSGTFLLNQPGQMVRMDATVLQASLAATAPTKPLSDRLRLLVDNTIQELRELGAVLVFGSAIAAFIQVAVPREVILNLGYGPVTSIIAMMLLAAVVSICSTVDSFFALSFSSTFTSGSLLAFLIFGPMIDLKAIGLMLSIFKPKAVIYLFALAAQLTFLFTLFINLQII